From Chryseobacterium joostei, the proteins below share one genomic window:
- a CDS encoding GNAT family N-acetyltransferase yields MEFPVLETERLILRQLTLNDSKDVFEYFSQDKVMEYYDLETFKTLEDAENIIQHFNSEFEKGKGFRWALELKSEKKVIGTCGYHNWYHEHFKAEIGYELNPLYWQKSFMKEAILPILTFGFESMRLHRVDAFIDPANISSEKLLSSLNFQEEGTMRDYFFEKGKFVDAKLFGLINK; encoded by the coding sequence ATGGAATTTCCTGTTCTAGAAACTGAAAGACTTATTTTGCGACAGCTTACCCTGAATGACTCAAAGGATGTTTTTGAGTATTTTTCTCAGGATAAAGTTATGGAATATTATGACCTTGAAACCTTCAAAACTCTGGAGGATGCGGAAAACATCATTCAACATTTCAACAGTGAATTTGAGAAAGGAAAAGGCTTTCGATGGGCTCTGGAACTGAAATCTGAAAAGAAAGTAATTGGTACCTGTGGCTATCACAACTGGTATCATGAGCATTTCAAAGCAGAGATTGGATATGAACTTAATCCTTTATACTGGCAAAAATCTTTTATGAAAGAAGCCATACTTCCTATTCTCACATTTGGCTTCGAAAGTATGAGGCTACACCGTGTAGATGCATTTATTGATCCGGCAAATATCTCCTCAGAAAAACTACTCTCATCTCTCAACTTTCAGGAAGAAGGAACCATGAGAGATTACTTTTTTGAAAAAGGAAAATTTGTGGATGCTAAACTCTTTGGACTGATTAATAAATAA
- a CDS encoding RNA methyltransferase: MVQKLKLEELNRIDVETFKKVEKIPLVIILDNIRSMHNVGAAFRTADAFLIEKIILCGITPQPPHREIHKAALGATESVDWSHEEDTNNAISDLKSKGYEVIGIEQTTSSQMITDFTIDKSKKYALVLGNEVEGISDEVLPNIDVFLEIPQLGTKHSLNVSVCGGIVMWEFAKALK, from the coding sequence TTGGTACAGAAACTAAAATTGGAAGAACTTAACAGAATAGATGTTGAAACATTTAAGAAAGTTGAAAAAATTCCGTTGGTCATCATTTTAGACAATATCCGAAGTATGCACAATGTAGGTGCAGCTTTCAGAACGGCAGATGCCTTTTTAATTGAAAAAATAATCCTTTGTGGAATTACTCCGCAACCTCCTCATCGTGAAATTCACAAGGCTGCACTGGGCGCAACAGAAAGTGTAGACTGGTCTCATGAAGAGGACACAAATAATGCCATCTCTGATCTGAAAAGCAAAGGCTATGAAGTGATCGGTATTGAGCAAACGACAAGCAGCCAAATGATCACAGACTTCACGATTGATAAATCGAAAAAATATGCCCTAGTCTTAGGAAATGAAGTAGAAGGAATAAGTGATGAAGTACTGCCTAATATTGATGTATTCTTAGAAATTCCGCAGCTTGGAACCAAACATTCTCTTAACGTAAGTGTATGTGGTGGAATTGTGATGTGGGAGTTTGCAAAGGCCCTAAAATAA
- a CDS encoding CBS domain-containing protein translates to MFIKDYISKDFPCFNLSDSIESARNTLEDFGYSHVFIKKSHHFYGALAKDFLYEEDGGTLKDLDHQIERFAILEDNNIMDSIRLFYTFNSNVIPVINKNEKYLGYITCEDIFQDLSRYPLFSESGAILTVEVPARKYSMTEIANIVESNNSKFYGGFISFMSEEVIHVTIKISNENLASIDATFDRYDYRIVEKYYSDEKTDLFKDRFGFFQKFIEI, encoded by the coding sequence ATGTTTATCAAGGACTATATCTCAAAAGATTTCCCATGTTTTAACCTGTCGGACTCCATCGAGTCGGCCAGAAATACATTGGAAGATTTCGGATATTCTCATGTATTCATCAAGAAATCTCATCACTTCTATGGAGCCCTTGCCAAGGACTTTTTATATGAAGAAGACGGAGGAACCTTGAAAGATCTTGATCATCAGATTGAGCGGTTTGCCATTCTGGAGGATAATAACATCATGGATAGTATACGCCTTTTTTATACATTCAATTCTAATGTGATCCCGGTGATCAACAAGAATGAAAAGTATCTGGGCTATATTACCTGTGAGGATATTTTCCAGGACCTTTCCCGTTATCCTTTATTTTCAGAATCAGGAGCCATTCTTACTGTGGAAGTTCCTGCCAGAAAATATTCAATGACGGAGATTGCCAATATTGTGGAGAGTAATAACTCGAAATTTTATGGAGGCTTCATCAGCTTTATGTCTGAAGAGGTAATTCACGTGACCATAAAGATCAGCAATGAAAACCTGGCCTCGATAGACGCAACGTTTGACCGGTATGACTACAGAATTGTTGAAAAATATTATTCTGATGAGAAAACCGACCTTTTTAAGGACCGATTTGGTTTTTTCCAAAAATTCATAGAAATATAA
- the mutS gene encoding DNA mismatch repair protein MutS: MAKSKKETPLMTQYNTIKGKYPDALLLFRVGDFYETFGQDAVRTSQILGIVLTKRANGDGHIELAGFPHHSVDSYLPKLVRAGMRVAICDQLEDPKMVKGIVKRGVTELVTPGVTFNDQVLNSKKNNFLLSLHKEKEKYGIALVDVSTGEFLVSEGNLEKLLHIVNTFDPSEIIFQRSVQIPEQIKNKNAFKLEDWAFQYNFAYEKLTSHFKTNSLKGFGIENLPLAITAAGAIFAYLVEDTHHNLLAHITKLQVIPQEDYLMMDNFTLRNLEIVYPSNPQGKSLLDIIDKTSTPMGGRLLRRRIILPLKSVDEIARRLSLIDFLNEKDALKYEIAQLLRSISDLDRLMGKLAAEKISPKELGYLRQSLINIHKIKALLHPHADVMAWLEPLFDLEELIKFLQNHLNEELPVNIAKGNVIKNDVSEELDRLRNLQSKGRGFLDEMCQREIERTGISSLKIDFNNVFGYYIEVRNTHKDKVPSDWLRKQTLVNAERYITEELKEYESQILGAEEKIGVLESKLYRDVCAETMVYIDQIQGNSNIIAQLDVAAGLSELAVSESYTKPILNDGYAIDLKEARHPIIENALPLGEKYIPNDIFLDKDSQQIIMVTGPNMAGKSAILRQTAIVCLLAQIGSFVPAKHAEIGLLDKIFTRVGATDNISAGESTFMVEMNEAANILNNISERSLILLDEIGRGTSTYDGVSIAWAIAEYLHQHPTQAKTLFATHYHELNEMTVNFERVKNFHVSIQENKGNIIFLRKLVPGGSEHSFGIHVAKLAGMPAKVVNRANEILKTLEASRTQGNNGTSESIKRVTEENMQLSFFQLDDPVLENIREELTKIDINTLTPIEALMKLNAIKKMIGK; encoded by the coding sequence ATGGCAAAATCGAAGAAGGAAACTCCACTAATGACCCAGTATAATACCATCAAGGGTAAATATCCTGATGCACTTTTACTTTTCAGAGTAGGGGACTTTTATGAAACTTTTGGGCAGGATGCCGTGAGAACATCTCAGATTTTAGGAATTGTTCTTACCAAAAGAGCAAACGGAGACGGACACATCGAGTTGGCCGGATTTCCACATCATTCTGTAGATTCTTACTTGCCAAAATTGGTAAGAGCAGGCATGAGAGTGGCTATCTGCGATCAGCTGGAAGACCCGAAAATGGTGAAAGGGATTGTGAAAAGAGGGGTTACGGAATTGGTAACTCCGGGGGTAACGTTCAATGATCAGGTCCTAAATTCTAAAAAGAACAACTTCCTGCTTTCTTTGCATAAGGAAAAAGAGAAATATGGGATTGCATTAGTAGATGTCTCTACCGGTGAGTTCCTGGTGAGTGAGGGAAATCTCGAAAAACTGCTGCATATTGTCAATACCTTTGATCCAAGTGAGATTATTTTCCAGAGAAGTGTACAGATTCCTGAACAGATTAAGAATAAAAATGCCTTTAAGCTTGAAGACTGGGCTTTTCAATACAATTTTGCCTACGAAAAGTTAACAAGCCATTTCAAAACTAATTCTTTAAAGGGGTTTGGAATTGAAAATTTACCATTGGCGATTACTGCGGCCGGTGCTATTTTCGCGTATCTCGTGGAAGATACCCATCATAATCTTCTTGCCCATATTACCAAGCTTCAGGTTATTCCTCAGGAAGACTACCTGATGATGGATAATTTTACATTAAGAAACCTGGAAATCGTTTACCCAAGCAATCCGCAAGGGAAATCACTTCTGGATATCATTGATAAGACCTCTACTCCAATGGGAGGGAGGCTATTGAGAAGAAGAATTATTCTTCCTCTGAAATCTGTGGATGAAATTGCAAGAAGGCTTTCACTGATTGATTTTTTGAATGAAAAAGATGCTCTTAAATATGAAATAGCACAGCTGTTAAGATCAATTTCTGATCTTGACCGATTGATGGGAAAACTGGCAGCAGAAAAAATTTCACCAAAAGAATTGGGATATTTGCGCCAAAGTTTAATTAACATCCATAAAATCAAGGCTTTATTGCATCCTCATGCTGATGTGATGGCATGGCTTGAACCATTATTTGATCTTGAAGAGCTTATCAAATTCCTGCAAAATCATCTTAATGAAGAACTTCCGGTAAATATTGCCAAGGGTAATGTCATCAAGAATGATGTTTCTGAAGAACTGGACAGATTGAGAAATCTCCAGAGCAAAGGCCGTGGATTTCTGGATGAAATGTGTCAAAGAGAAATCGAAAGAACAGGAATTTCAAGTCTTAAAATAGATTTTAACAACGTTTTTGGATATTATATTGAAGTTCGAAACACTCACAAAGATAAAGTTCCGAGTGATTGGCTAAGAAAGCAGACCCTTGTGAATGCTGAACGATATATTACAGAGGAGCTAAAAGAATATGAAAGCCAGATTCTAGGCGCCGAAGAAAAAATTGGTGTTCTGGAAAGTAAGCTGTACAGAGATGTATGTGCTGAAACAATGGTTTATATAGATCAAATTCAAGGGAACTCTAATATCATAGCACAATTGGATGTAGCTGCTGGATTATCCGAACTAGCTGTTTCAGAGAGTTATACAAAACCTATTTTGAATGATGGATATGCCATTGATCTAAAGGAAGCAAGACACCCGATCATTGAAAATGCTCTTCCATTGGGAGAAAAATATATCCCGAATGATATCTTTTTAGATAAAGATTCTCAGCAGATCATTATGGTTACAGGACCAAACATGGCCGGTAAGTCGGCAATTCTGCGTCAGACGGCTATTGTGTGCCTTTTGGCTCAGATTGGTAGCTTTGTGCCTGCGAAACATGCAGAGATCGGATTATTGGATAAGATATTTACAAGAGTGGGAGCCACAGATAATATTTCAGCAGGTGAATCCACATTCATGGTGGAAATGAACGAGGCGGCTAACATTCTGAATAATATTTCTGAACGAAGCCTTATCCTTCTGGATGAGATTGGCCGTGGAACGTCTACTTATGACGGAGTTTCCATTGCATGGGCCATTGCAGAATATCTTCACCAGCATCCTACACAGGCGAAAACCTTATTTGCCACTCATTATCATGAGTTAAATGAAATGACTGTGAATTTTGAGCGAGTGAAGAACTTTCACGTATCCATTCAGGAAAACAAAGGGAATATTATTTTCTTAAGAAAGTTGGTTCCCGGGGGTAGTGAGCATAGTTTCGGTATTCATGTTGCAAAACTGGCGGGTATGCCTGCGAAAGTGGTGAACAGAGCAAACGAAATCCTTAAAACCCTTGAAGCCAGCAGAACGCAGGGAAATAATGGGACATCTGAAAGTATTAAAAGGGTAACTGAAGAAAATATGCAGCTTTCTTTCTTCCAGCTGGATGACCCCGTTTTGGAG
- a CDS encoding cupin-like domain-containing protein, with amino-acid sequence MILENVDVVNDISKEDFQKNYFKKHKPLLIKNFASRWDAFNKWNLAYIREKAGDQDVPLYDNKPADAAKSTDAPVANMKMKDYIDTIKSKPSDLRIFFYIITDRLPELLKNFTYPDLGMKFFKRLPTLFFGGSEAHVLMHYDVDLGDFMHIHFEGKKRILLFDQEQSPFLYKVPLSVHTIYDLDYENPDYEKFPALKYAKGYEIFMEHGDALFIPGAFWHFNRYIEPGFSLSLRALPNKPAVFANMLYHVFIMRYTDKIMRKLFKAKWVKYKQEWAYKKSSEALAQHLKSEK; translated from the coding sequence ATGATCCTCGAAAACGTAGATGTTGTAAATGATATCAGTAAAGAAGATTTTCAGAAAAATTATTTCAAGAAGCATAAGCCTCTTTTAATTAAGAACTTTGCTAGCCGCTGGGATGCTTTTAACAAATGGAATCTGGCTTACATCCGAGAGAAAGCGGGTGATCAGGATGTTCCGTTATATGACAATAAGCCCGCAGATGCAGCCAAAAGTACTGATGCTCCGGTAGCCAATATGAAGATGAAGGATTATATTGATACAATAAAGAGTAAGCCATCAGATCTTCGTATTTTTTTCTACATTATTACAGACAGGCTTCCTGAGTTGCTGAAAAATTTCACCTATCCGGATCTGGGAATGAAGTTCTTCAAAAGACTTCCTACTTTATTCTTTGGAGGAAGTGAAGCTCATGTTCTGATGCATTATGATGTGGATCTAGGGGATTTTATGCATATTCATTTTGAGGGTAAAAAGAGGATTCTTTTATTTGATCAGGAGCAGTCACCATTTCTGTATAAAGTTCCCTTATCCGTTCATACCATTTATGATCTGGATTATGAAAATCCTGATTATGAAAAATTTCCGGCGCTCAAATACGCAAAAGGATATGAAATTTTTATGGAGCATGGGGATGCACTTTTTATTCCGGGAGCATTCTGGCATTTCAACAGATATATAGAGCCTGGTTTTTCACTGTCATTAAGAGCGCTTCCGAATAAGCCGGCTGTTTTTGCCAATATGTTGTATCATGTTTTTATCATGAGGTATACAGATAAGATTATGCGTAAGCTTTTTAAGGCTAAATGGGTGAAATATAAGCAAGAATGGGCCTATAAAAAAAGCTCAGAAGCATTAGCTCAGCATTTGAAATCTGAGAAATAA
- a CDS encoding NAD kinase, producing MKAAIYSQKKDLDTFLYLSKFISELETRGVKSVLYDEMAEALQFSKIFETFNSKQDLVDKEVDLFFTFGGDGTIVNSLTFIEDLEIPVVGVNTGRLGFLAFFTKEEAFKELDSILKGDVKTSRRSVIEVVSPNLEGFFPYALNDVTVSRKETTSMITVDSYINNEFLNVFWGDGVIISTPTGSTAYSLSCGGPIISPNNENFVITPIAPHNLNVRPLVVNDKVEIKFRVESRVPQYSLSLDSRLIHIETDKEIIIKKADFQLLLVQPNNLSFYETIRQKLLWGRDKRN from the coding sequence ATGAAGGCAGCTATATATTCTCAGAAAAAAGATCTTGATACTTTTTTATATCTAAGCAAGTTTATCTCTGAACTTGAAACCAGAGGTGTAAAATCTGTTCTGTATGATGAAATGGCTGAAGCTCTTCAATTTTCGAAAATCTTCGAAACATTCAACAGTAAACAGGATCTTGTAGACAAGGAGGTAGACCTTTTCTTTACTTTTGGTGGAGATGGGACCATTGTAAACTCCTTAACGTTTATTGAAGATCTTGAAATCCCAGTAGTAGGTGTAAATACCGGAAGATTAGGATTTCTTGCCTTTTTCACTAAAGAAGAAGCCTTTAAAGAGTTGGATTCTATCCTAAAAGGAGATGTAAAAACAAGCCGCCGCTCTGTAATTGAAGTGGTTTCTCCAAATCTGGAAGGATTTTTCCCTTATGCATTGAATGATGTAACTGTGTCTAGAAAGGAAACAACCTCCATGATCACGGTAGATTCTTACATTAATAATGAATTTTTAAATGTATTCTGGGGAGACGGAGTAATTATTTCAACACCAACAGGTTCTACTGCCTACTCTTTAAGTTGTGGAGGACCTATCATTTCACCCAATAACGAAAACTTCGTCATCACTCCTATTGCTCCTCACAATCTGAACGTAAGGCCTTTAGTGGTAAATGACAAGGTAGAAATAAAATTCAGAGTTGAAAGCCGGGTACCACAATACTCTCTTTCCTTAGACTCTAGATTGATACACATTGAAACAGATAAGGAAATCATCATCAAGAAAGCCGATTTTCAGCTTCTTTTGGTGCAGCCCAACAATTTGAGTTTCTACGAAACCATCCGTCAGAAGCTACTTTGGGGACGAGACAAAAGAAATTAA
- a CDS encoding bestrophin family protein has translation MRVYNTKHFLKILFSLHKSDTLKILFPSMILVGLYSWGIEYLEVEYLHLTSKSGISNVGMIHSLLGFVLSLLLVFRTNTAYDRWWEGRKLWGKLVNDTRNFAIKINAILGDHRQDAEQIARYLKYFPHFLAKHLSKESTRLALDEDYSEIEKTLKNHGPSEIIILLTHKLNQLKKEGKITEVEMLYLDSQLSGFLEVCGGCERIKNTPIPYSYSSFIKKFIILYVFALPIAYVITIGLFMIPLTVFVYYVLMSLELIAEEIEDPFNNDENDIPMETIAQNIEKNVHQIMGKK, from the coding sequence ATGAGAGTCTACAATACTAAGCATTTCCTTAAGATCCTTTTCAGCTTACACAAAAGCGATACTTTAAAAATTCTTTTTCCAAGCATGATCCTTGTAGGACTATACTCTTGGGGAATTGAATATTTGGAAGTAGAATATCTTCATCTTACTTCAAAATCCGGGATCAGTAATGTGGGAATGATTCACTCTCTGCTGGGTTTTGTGCTTTCCCTTTTATTGGTTTTCCGGACCAATACGGCCTATGACAGATGGTGGGAAGGAAGGAAGCTTTGGGGAAAATTAGTTAATGATACCCGAAATTTTGCCATAAAGATCAATGCTATTCTTGGAGATCATCGTCAGGATGCAGAACAAATTGCAAGATATTTAAAGTATTTCCCTCATTTTTTAGCCAAGCATCTTTCTAAAGAATCTACCCGTTTGGCACTGGACGAAGATTATTCTGAAATTGAGAAAACATTAAAGAACCACGGTCCCAGTGAAATTATTATTCTTTTAACCCATAAACTTAACCAATTAAAGAAAGAAGGAAAAATCACTGAGGTTGAAATGTTATATTTAGACAGTCAGCTTTCTGGTTTTCTGGAGGTATGCGGAGGTTGTGAAAGAATTAAGAACACTCCTATTCCCTATTCATATTCTTCATTTATTAAAAAGTTTATTATTCTGTATGTATTTGCGTTGCCCATTGCCTACGTTATTACCATCGGGCTTTTCATGATACCTCTTACCGTTTTTGTATATTACGTTCTGATGAGTCTGGAACTTATTGCTGAAGAAATTGAAGACCCTTTCAATAATGATGAAAATGATATTCCAATGGAAACAATCGCTCAGAATATTGAGAAAAATGTTCATCAGATTATGGGTAAAAAATAA